In one window of Juglans regia cultivar Chandler chromosome 3, Walnut 2.0, whole genome shotgun sequence DNA:
- the LOC108997737 gene encoding berberine bridge enzyme-like 18, producing the protein MKPVSSSVLIPFVITLLFTFLWATSAHTHEDFLQCLTLHAGNSTSSISQVIYTPANSSYSSVLEFSIQNPRFSTPATPKPLVIITPLHASQIQATIKCSQKHGMQIRVRSGGHDFEGLSHVSYVPFVIIDLINLRSINVDVENGTAWVEAGATIGEVYYRIAEKSRNFGFPAGMCPTVGVGGHFSGGGYGTLLRKYGLAADNIVDAQMIDVKGRILDRESMGEDLFWAIRGGGGASFGVIVAWKIKLVHVPSNVTVFTVNKNLEQNATKLVHRWQYVADKLDEDLFIRVVLTGANSSQEGRRTIQASFMSLYLGGIDNLLSLMQESFPQLGLVREDCTEMSWIESTLYIAGFPSGESLDVLLSRTPLTRPTFFKAKSDYVMEPIPEVGLEGIWERFYQKEAEEASLMLIPYGGRMSEISESAIPFPHRVGNIYKILHVVYWEEEGSAASERHISWIRRLYSYMAAYVSKSPRAAYINYRDLDIGTNSKEGNTSYRRASIWGIKYFKSNFNKLVHVKTMVDPTNFFRNEQSIPALSSW; encoded by the coding sequence atgaagccCGTTAGCTCTTCAGTGCTTATTCCATTTGTTATTACacttcttttcacatttttatggGCAACTTCGGCTCACACTCATGAAGACTTCCTTCAATGCCTGACCCTTCATGCTGGAAACTCCACCTCCTCAATTTCTCAAGTCATTTACACCCCCGCCAATTCCTCATATTCATCTGTATTGGAATTCTCCATACAAAATCCTAGATTCTCAACACCTGCCACCCCGAAACCTCTAGTAATTATTACGCCATTGCATGCCTCCCAAATTCAAGCAACCATTAAGTGTTCCCAAAAACATGGCATGCAAATAAGAGTTAGAAGCGGTGGTCATGATTTTGAGGGCCTTTCTCATGTTTCTTATGTTCCATTTGTCATAATCGATCTGATAAATCTTCGTTCAATCAATGTTGATGTAGAAAATGGCACTGCATGGGTTGAAGCCGGTGCCACTATCGGTGAAGTATACTATAGGATTGCCGAGAAAAGTAGAAACTTTGGCTTTCCGGCGGGAATGTGCCCGACTGTGGGTGTTGGTGGACACTTCAGTGGGGGAGGGTACGGCACCTTGCTGCGCAAATATGGCCTTGCTGCAGACAATATTGTTGACGCCCAAATGATTGATGTTAAGGGCAGAATCCTTGACAGAGAATCCATGGGAGAAGATCTATTTTGGGCCATTCGAGGAGGTGGAGGGGCCAGCTTTGGAGTCATTGTTGCGTGGAAAATCAAGTTGGTTCATGTTCCATCAAATGTGACTGTATTCACAGTTAATAAGAACTTGGAACAAAATGCAACCAAGCTTGTTCATCGGTGGCAATATGTTGCAGACAAGCTTGATGAAGACCTATTCATTCGCGTTGTGTTAACTGGTGCCAATTCTAGCCAAGAAGGGAGGAGAACAATACAAGCTTCATTTATGTCCTTGTATCTCGGAGGGATAGATAATCTCCTTTCATTGATGCAAGAAAGCTTCCCTCAACTGGGTTTGGTAAGAGAAGATTGCACTGAAATGAGCTGGATTGAATCTACCCTGTACATCGCCGGGTTTCCAAGTGGGGAATCCTTGGATGTACTGCTAAGCAGGACTCCTCTAACAAGaccaacttttttcaaagcaaaatctGACTACGTGATGGAACCTATTCCAGAAGTTGGCTTGGAAGGGATTTGGGAGAGGTTTTATCAAAAAGAGGCCGAGGAAGCAAGTTTGATGTTGATTCCGTATGGGGGCAGAATGAGTGAAATCTCGGAATCTGCAATTCCTTTCCCACATAGAGTTGGTAACATCTACAAAATCCTACACGTGGTGTattgggaagaagaaggaagtgCGGCATCCGAGAGGCATATAAGTTGGATCAGAAGGCTTTACAGTTACATGGCTGCCTATGTTTCAAAATCTCCAAGAGCTGCATACATCAATTATAGGGACCTTGACATAGGAACAAATAGTAAGGAAGGCAACACAAGCTATAGACGGGCCAGTATATGGGgtattaaatatttcaagagcAACTTTAACAAGTTGGTTCATGTGAAGACCATGGTCGATCCCACTAATTTCTTCAGGAATGAACAAAGCATCCCGGCTCTTTCATCCTGGTGA